A window of Methanosphaera sp. WGK6 contains these coding sequences:
- the ilvN gene encoding acetolactate synthase small subunit yields MGKTDKHTISILVENKPGVLQRISGLFTRRNFNIDNISVGKTEDTTISRITIRTTGDNQILEQITKQLNKLVEVIKVRELKPENTIKRQLVLMKVHAADETVKTEIIQYTKIFRGHLIDVTPKSVIIQITGDHSKITAFTELMKPYGIKELAKTGVTAINRGNKTL; encoded by the coding sequence ATGGGAAAAACAGATAAACATACTATAAGTATACTAGTAGAAAATAAGCCCGGTGTATTACAAAGAATATCTGGATTATTCACAAGACGAAACTTCAACATAGACAATATAAGTGTTGGAAAAACAGAAGACACAACAATATCTCGAATAACCATAAGAACAACAGGTGATAACCAAATATTAGAACAAATAACAAAACAATTGAATAAATTAGTAGAAGTAATAAAAGTACGAGAACTAAAACCAGAAAATACTATTAAAAGACAATTAGTTCTTATGAAAGTACATGCAGCTGATGAAACAGTGAAAACAGAAATTATACAATATACTAAAATATTTAGAGGACATCTTATTGATGTAACACCAAAATCAGTGATAATACAAATCACAGGAGATCATTCTAAAATAACAGCATTTACAGAACTAATGAAACCATATGGTATAAAAGAACTAGCTAAAACTGGTGTAACTGCAATAAATAGAGGAAATAAAACATTATGA
- the ilvN gene encoding acetolactate synthase small subunit produces MNESQKHTISILVEDKPGVLQRVSGLFTRRNFNIDNITVGKTSNPSISRITIRTTGNEQVVEQITKQLNKLIEVLKVRELQPENTIIRELMLVKINAPDEKTKSEIIQYTDVFRGHIIDVTPKSLIVEITGDISKILAFTELMKPYGIKEMAKTGVTALTRGNKIL; encoded by the coding sequence ATGAATGAATCACAGAAACACACCATAAGTATACTAGTAGAAGACAAACCCGGTGTATTACAAAGAGTATCTGGATTATTCACAAGACGAAACTTCAACATAGACAATATAACTGTTGGAAAAACATCAAATCCCAGTATATCTAGAATAACCATAAGAACAACAGGAAATGAACAAGTAGTAGAACAAATAACAAAACAATTGAATAAATTAATTGAAGTACTGAAAGTAAGAGAATTACAGCCAGAAAATACAATAATAAGAGAATTAATGCTTGTGAAAATAAATGCTCCTGATGAAAAAACGAAATCTGAAATTATACAATACACTGATGTTTTCAGAGGACATATTATTGATGTGACCCCAAAATCATTAATTGTAGAAATAACAGGAGATATTTCAAAAATATTAGCATTTACAGAATTAATGAAACCATATGGTATTAAAGAAATGGCTAAAACTGGTGTAACCGCATTAACAAGAGGAAATAAAATATTATAA
- a CDS encoding acetolactate synthase large subunit, whose amino-acid sequence MNGSEALLKKLKENGTDTVFGYPGGVLLPLYDSIYDSDIRHILVRHEQSAAHAADGYARASGKVGVCLATSGPGATNLITGIATANIDSSPVVALTGQVTTGIIGTDAFQEVDTISLTMPITKENFQPRTSDKLPEMIDEAYHIASTGRPGVVVVDLPKDVLEGEVTEKDMNKKFKLPGYKPTTKGNKRQITRAIETIETCEKPIILAGGGVILANASKELITFSKLANIPVATTLMGKGSIPEDDELSLGLLGMHGLESTNNAVTDCDCLITIGCRFSDRTTGKISEFAPNATKIQVDIDPAEIGKNVKIDIPIVGDAKVILKEFITQIENPNNNDWTTDIISKRQAYKPKLKFNTVPLKPQETIKEIMEAITPETIITTDVGQNQMWMAHYYKTRNPRTFISSGGLGTMGFALPAAIGAQVAKPEEAVLAIAGDGGFQMVSQELATIHDYDLPIVTCILNNRYLGMVYQWQVLYYNNRISQTKLTPTPDFVKLAESYGIKGERVEKPGELRETIENALKSREATVIDVVIDPSELLPMVPPGEKITKIVGEYKTEDD is encoded by the coding sequence ATGAATGGAAGTGAAGCACTACTAAAAAAACTTAAAGAAAATGGTACAGATACCGTGTTTGGATACCCTGGAGGAGTATTACTCCCATTATACGATTCAATATATGATTCTGACATAAGACATATTCTTGTAAGACATGAACAATCAGCAGCACATGCTGCAGATGGATATGCAAGAGCATCAGGAAAAGTAGGCGTATGTCTTGCAACATCAGGTCCTGGAGCAACAAACCTTATTACAGGAATTGCAACAGCTAATATAGATTCATCACCAGTAGTTGCATTAACAGGACAAGTTACCACAGGAATTATAGGTACTGATGCATTTCAAGAAGTAGATACTATTAGTTTAACCATGCCTATAACTAAAGAAAATTTTCAACCAAGAACATCAGATAAATTACCTGAAATGATTGATGAAGCATATCATATCGCATCAACAGGTAGACCAGGAGTAGTGGTAGTAGATTTACCTAAAGATGTTCTAGAAGGTGAAGTAACTGAAAAGGATATGAATAAAAAATTCAAATTACCTGGATACAAACCAACAACTAAAGGAAACAAAAGACAAATCACCCGTGCAATTGAAACTATAGAAACTTGTGAAAAACCAATAATTCTCGCTGGTGGCGGAGTCATATTAGCTAATGCATCAAAAGAACTAATTACTTTTTCAAAATTAGCAAATATACCTGTAGCTACGACATTAATGGGGAAAGGATCAATACCTGAAGATGATGAATTATCATTAGGTCTTCTTGGAATGCATGGTCTTGAATCAACTAATAATGCTGTAACAGACTGTGATTGTCTTATAACAATTGGTTGTAGATTCTCTGATCGTACAACAGGAAAAATTTCTGAATTTGCACCGAATGCTACGAAAATACAAGTAGATATCGATCCAGCAGAAATAGGTAAAAATGTAAAAATTGACATACCTATTGTAGGAGATGCAAAAGTAATATTAAAAGAATTTATTACACAAATAGAAAATCCTAACAATAATGATTGGACAACAGACATCATATCAAAAAGACAAGCATATAAACCTAAATTAAAATTTAATACTGTGCCATTAAAACCTCAAGAAACAATAAAAGAAATAATGGAAGCAATAACTCCTGAAACAATCATTACTACAGATGTAGGGCAAAATCAGATGTGGATGGCACATTACTATAAAACAAGAAATCCAAGAACATTCATATCATCAGGAGGACTTGGAACAATGGGCTTTGCATTACCAGCAGCAATAGGAGCACAAGTAGCAAAACCAGAAGAGGCAGTTCTTGCAATTGCAGGAGATGGAGGATTCCAAATGGTATCCCAAGAATTAGCTACAATACATGATTATGATCTTCCAATTGTAACCTGTATATTAAATAATAGATATCTTGGAATGGTATATCAATGGCAAGTATTATATTATAACAATAGAATATCCCAGACAAAATTAACACCTACTCCCGATTTTGTGAAATTAGCAGAATCCTATGGTATAAAAGGAGAAAGAGTAGAAAAACCAGGAGAACTAAGAGAAACTATTGAAAATGCATTGAAATCAAGAGAAGCAACAGTTATTGATGTAGTAATCGATCCTTCAGAACTATTACCTATGGTACCACCTGGTGAAAAAATTACAAAAATTGTTGGAGAATATAAAACAGAGGATGATTAA
- the ilvC gene encoding ketol-acid reductoisomerase: protein MKVYYDDDVTTNILENKTIAVIGFGSQGRGQSLNMHDSGLNVIVGLRKGGSSWKAAEAEGLTVKTIEEASKEADIIHILIPDEIQKDVYETQIKDNLEPGNTISFSHGYNIHFNRIRVPEDVNITMIAPKAPGSKVRQTYQEGFGTPGLVAIEQDATGDAFDIAIEMAKAVGLTRAGVIETTYREETETDLFGEQAVLCGGLTALIQAGFETLVEGGYKPEMAYFETCHEMKLIIDLIYEKGFGNMWHDVSNTAEFGGLTRRDRIITEEAKQNMKDILREIQDGTFATEFAVDSATSYPKLLTQRRLEGEKQIETVGKNLRTACGLEKEE from the coding sequence ATGAAAGTATATTACGACGACGATGTAACTACAAACATATTAGAAAACAAAACAATTGCTGTAATTGGATTTGGAAGTCAAGGAAGAGGACAATCACTTAACATGCACGACAGTGGATTAAATGTTATTGTTGGTTTAAGAAAAGGTGGAAGTTCATGGAAAGCAGCTGAAGCAGAAGGATTAACTGTTAAAACAATTGAAGAAGCTTCCAAAGAAGCAGATATTATCCACATATTAATCCCTGATGAAATCCAAAAAGACGTTTACGAAACACAAATTAAAGATAACCTCGAACCAGGAAACACAATTTCATTCTCTCACGGATACAACATACACTTCAACCGTATAAGAGTACCTGAAGATGTAAACATAACAATGATTGCACCTAAAGCACCAGGATCAAAAGTAAGACAAACATACCAAGAAGGATTTGGAACTCCAGGTTTAGTAGCTATTGAACAAGATGCTACTGGAGATGCATTTGACATTGCTATAGAAATGGCAAAAGCAGTAGGTCTTACAAGAGCAGGTGTTATTGAAACCACATACAGAGAAGAAACTGAAACTGACTTATTCGGAGAACAAGCAGTTCTTTGTGGTGGATTAACTGCACTTATCCAAGCAGGATTTGAAACATTAGTCGAAGGTGGATACAAACCAGAAATGGCATACTTCGAAACTTGCCACGAAATGAAACTTATCATTGATTTAATCTATGAAAAAGGATTTGGAAACATGTGGCATGATGTAAGTAACACTGCAGAATTCGGTGGACTCACAAGAAGAGACAGAATCATAACTGAAGAAGCTAAACAAAACATGAAAGACATCTTAAGAGAAATTCAAGATGGTACTTTTGCAACAGAATTTGCAGTAGACTCTGCTACATCCTACCCTAAACTCTTAACACAAAGAAGATTAGAAGGAGAAAAACAGATTGAAACTGTTGGTAAAAACTTAAGAACCGCATGCGGATTAGAAAAAGAAGAATAG
- the ilvB gene encoding biosynthetic-type acetolactate synthase large subunit, which produces MKGSELLIEKLKENGIHTIFGYPGGVLLPFYDALCESDINHILVRHEQAAAHAADGYARASGEVGVCLATSGPGATNIITGIATAHMDSSPIVALTGQVATDLIGKDVFQEVDTIGITMPISKHSYQPRTADKIAESVDKAFYIASTGRPGPVIIDLPNNALKEEINLDNIKRDTTTPGYKPTTKGHPKQIKKAIELINESKKPLILAGGGAILSNSSKELIKFATLTNIPIATTLMGKGIISEDHPLSLGMIGMHGIASTNIALTECDCLIAIGCRFSDRSVSNITEFAKNAKKIQIDVDPAEIGKTIKIDVPIVGDAKITLTELIKKVEVPDRTIWTKHLTQIKQENEEKISYTNIPLKPQETIKEIMEAITPETIITTDVGQNQMWMAHYYKTRNPRTFISSGGLGTMGFGLPAAIGAQIAKPDENVLSIVGDGGFQMVSQELATIKENDLPIVTCILNNRYLGMVTQLQKLFNKHVYATKLTATPDFVKLAESYGIKGERVEKPGELRETIENALKSREATVIDAVIDSTELLPIVPPGLGLENMKKFSNMEE; this is translated from the coding sequence ATGAAAGGTAGTGAACTATTAATTGAAAAACTTAAAGAAAATGGTATTCATACTATCTTTGGATATCCTGGAGGCGTATTGTTACCATTTTATGATGCACTTTGTGAATCAGATATTAATCATATATTAGTAAGACATGAACAAGCAGCAGCACATGCTGCAGATGGATATGCAAGAGCATCAGGTGAAGTAGGAGTGTGTTTAGCAACATCAGGTCCTGGAGCAACAAATATCATCACAGGAATTGCAACTGCCCATATGGACTCTTCACCAATAGTAGCACTTACTGGACAAGTAGCAACAGATTTAATAGGAAAAGATGTATTTCAAGAAGTAGATACAATTGGAATTACTATGCCTATAAGTAAACATAGTTATCAACCACGTACTGCTGATAAAATAGCTGAAAGTGTAGATAAAGCATTTTACATTGCTTCTACAGGAAGACCAGGGCCTGTAATTATAGATTTACCTAATAATGCACTTAAAGAAGAAATAAATCTTGATAATATTAAAAGAGATACTACAACACCAGGTTACAAACCTACAACTAAAGGACACCCAAAACAAATTAAAAAGGCTATTGAACTAATAAATGAATCTAAAAAACCCCTCATATTAGCAGGAGGAGGAGCTATTCTTTCAAATTCATCAAAAGAATTAATTAAATTTGCAACATTGACAAACATACCTATAGCTACAACATTGATGGGAAAAGGAATAATATCAGAAGACCATCCTTTATCACTAGGAATGATTGGAATGCATGGTATTGCTTCAACAAATATAGCTTTAACAGAATGTGATTGTTTAATAGCAATAGGTTGTAGATTTTCTGATCGTAGTGTTAGTAACATTACAGAATTTGCAAAAAATGCAAAAAAAATTCAAATTGATGTAGATCCTGCAGAAATAGGTAAAACTATAAAAATAGATGTACCTATAGTAGGAGATGCGAAAATCACATTAACTGAACTTATTAAAAAAGTTGAAGTTCCTGATAGAACCATTTGGACCAAACATCTTACACAAATTAAACAAGAAAACGAAGAAAAAATAAGTTATACAAATATTCCATTAAAACCTCAAGAAACAATAAAAGAAATAATGGAAGCAATAACTCCTGAAACAATCATTACTACAGATGTAGGGCAAAATCAGATGTGGATGGCACATTACTATAAAACAAGAAATCCAAGAACATTCATATCATCAGGAGGACTTGGAACAATGGGTTTTGGATTACCAGCAGCAATAGGAGCACAAATAGCAAAACCAGATGAAAATGTATTATCTATTGTAGGTGATGGAGGATTCCAAATGGTATCCCAAGAATTAGCTACAATTAAAGAAAACGATCTTCCAATTGTAACATGTATTCTTAATAACAGATATCTTGGAATGGTAACACAACTTCAAAAATTATTTAACAAACATGTATATGCTACTAAACTAACAGCTACTCCTGATTTTGTGAAATTAGCAGAATCCTATGGTATAAAAGGAGAAAGAGTAGAAAAACCAGGAGAACTAAGAGAAACTATTGAAAATGCATTGAAATCAAGAGAAGCAACAGTTATTGATGCAGTAATAGATTCTACAGAACTATTACCTATTGTACCACCTGGCCTTGGACTTGAAAATATGAAAAAATTCAGTAATATGGAGGAATAA
- a CDS encoding Dna2/Cas4 domain-containing protein yields MKSYELKYNYPKGRNHPTIKQVKIFNNTPNFPISWLNTQNFCEYSIYLENFQHIEVEATKAMLQGTAVHNRLEDEFKKDAIKMSMEDILTESETHEVISREFFVINEKLGIRGFIDEIQFNNGNVIIIDDKPGTKAYRSMINQVFAYCLSFKYSIDKNMKIFGALRNRDTGDVFWQEEFTHEEEEKIKEVIQHVQNLIKGIDDFIPTKNPNKCKSCRFNENCPNAQ; encoded by the coding sequence ATGAAATCATATGAATTAAAATACAATTATCCAAAAGGTAGAAATCATCCAACAATAAAACAAGTTAAAATTTTTAATAATACTCCTAATTTTCCAATAAGTTGGTTAAATACACAAAATTTCTGTGAATATTCGATTTATCTTGAAAATTTTCAACATATTGAAGTAGAAGCAACGAAAGCAATGTTACAAGGAACTGCAGTACATAATAGACTTGAGGATGAATTTAAAAAAGATGCTATTAAAATGTCTATGGAAGATATTCTAACAGAATCAGAAACTCATGAAGTTATTTCAAGAGAATTTTTTGTAATTAATGAAAAACTAGGTATTAGGGGATTCATCGATGAAATACAATTTAATAATGGTAATGTTATTATAATAGATGATAAACCTGGAACGAAAGCATATAGATCTATGATAAATCAAGTTTTTGCATATTGTTTATCATTCAAATACTCTATAGATAAAAATATGAAAATATTTGGAGCTCTAAGAAATAGAGATACGGGGGATGTATTTTGGCAAGAAGAATTTACACATGAGGAAGAAGAAAAAATAAAAGAAGTAATACAACATGTGCAAAATTTAATTAAAGGAATTGATGATTTTATACCTACAAAAAATCCAAATAAATGTAAATCATGTAGATTTAATGAAAATTGTCCTAATGCTCAATAA
- the purD gene encoding phosphoribosylamine--glycine ligase has protein sequence MKILVVGSGAREHAIAKALNKNAEVYTYMGRKNPGLAAVSEKYMVNDESNFEEIIKFAKENGVELAFIGPEAPLEKGIVDELKNEGILSVGPTKAAAQIETNKAFMRKLFEDYNIAGSIKYGTFYELDDAYKFIDSFDEPVVVKPIGLTGGKGVKIVGDQLKDNNEAKEYVKEIFDQKMGGFEGVVIEELLVGEEYTIQAFVDGEHIIPMPAAQDHPHAFEGNKGPITGGMGSYSDKNHLLPFLTKKDYDESVAIMKQTIDAIAKEAEPYKGILYGQFMLCKDGPKVIEYNARFGDPESMNVLALLDSNLAQISQQIVNGTLDTAAFSNKASVCKYVVPDKYPNTTANDTIVKVCEDKINQDDAQVYYAAVYADDNDDVYLTSSRALAILAVRDTIKEAEEVCEAAMKHIDGEVYHRSDVATEELLNEKMEHMKEVRS, from the coding sequence ATGAAAATATTAGTAGTAGGTAGCGGTGCAAGAGAACATGCAATAGCAAAAGCATTAAATAAAAATGCTGAAGTATACACATATATGGGAAGAAAAAACCCTGGATTAGCAGCAGTATCTGAAAAATACATGGTAAATGATGAATCTAATTTTGAAGAAATAATTAAATTTGCTAAAGAAAATGGTGTTGAATTAGCGTTCATTGGACCTGAAGCTCCTCTTGAAAAAGGAATTGTAGATGAATTAAAAAATGAAGGTATTTTATCAGTAGGACCAACAAAAGCAGCAGCACAAATAGAAACCAATAAAGCATTCATGAGAAAGTTATTTGAAGACTATAATATTGCAGGTTCAATAAAATATGGTACATTTTATGAATTAGATGATGCATATAAGTTTATTGATAGTTTTGATGAACCGGTAGTTGTAAAACCAATAGGATTAACAGGTGGAAAAGGAGTTAAAATTGTTGGTGATCAATTAAAGGATAATAATGAAGCAAAAGAATATGTTAAAGAAATTTTTGATCAGAAGATGGGTGGATTTGAAGGTGTAGTGATTGAAGAATTATTAGTTGGTGAAGAATATACAATACAAGCTTTTGTTGATGGAGAACATATAATTCCAATGCCTGCAGCACAAGATCATCCTCACGCATTTGAAGGAAATAAAGGACCAATAACTGGTGGAATGGGTTCTTATTCTGATAAAAATCATTTATTACCATTTTTAACTAAAAAAGATTATGATGAATCAGTTGCTATAATGAAACAAACAATTGATGCAATAGCAAAGGAAGCAGAACCATACAAAGGAATACTTTATGGACAATTCATGCTTTGTAAAGACGGACCAAAAGTAATTGAATATAATGCACGATTTGGAGACCCTGAATCAATGAATGTATTAGCATTACTTGATTCTAATTTAGCTCAAATATCTCAACAAATTGTTAATGGAACATTAGACACTGCCGCATTTAGTAATAAAGCTTCTGTATGTAAATATGTAGTTCCAGATAAATATCCAAATACAACAGCAAATGATACAATTGTTAAAGTATGTGAAGATAAAATTAATCAGGATGATGCACAAGTATATTATGCTGCAGTATATGCAGATGATAATGATGATGTGTACTTAACTTCTTCAAGAGCATTAGCAATTTTAGCAGTAAGGGATACTATTAAAGAAGCAGAAGAGGTATGTGAAGCTGCAATGAAACATATAGATGGAGAGGTATATCATAGAAGTGATGTAGCTACTGAAGAACTATTAAATGAAAAAATGGAACATATGAAAGAAGTTAGATCTTAA
- a CDS encoding peptidylprolyl isomerase, producing MKKAVIKTDKGDITIELFPNEAPGTVKNFEELANKGFYDGLTFHRVIPDFVIQGGCPNGNGTGGPGYTIKCETEGNPHRHGTGALSMAHAGKDTGGSQFFITHSPQPHLDGVHTVFGQVIEGMEVVYEIRQGDVINTITVVDE from the coding sequence ATGAAAAAAGCTGTTATAAAAACAGATAAAGGTGACATTACAATAGAATTATTCCCTAATGAAGCACCTGGAACAGTAAAAAATTTTGAAGAATTAGCAAATAAAGGATTTTATGATGGTCTCACATTCCACAGAGTAATACCAGACTTTGTAATACAAGGTGGATGTCCTAACGGAAATGGAACCGGTGGCCCAGGTTACACTATTAAATGTGAAACTGAAGGTAATCCACACAGACATGGAACTGGAGCATTATCCATGGCACATGCTGGAAAAGACACTGGTGGAAGTCAATTCTTTATAACACACAGTCCACAACCACACCTTGATGGAGTTCACACAGTATTCGGACAAGTAATTGAAGGTATGGAAGTTGTTTATGAAATTAGACAAGGCGATGTTATAAACACTATAACTGTTGTTGATGAATAA
- a CDS encoding DNA glycosylase codes for MVKNQLIISNNDYYGDFDLNLTINSGQTSQPPFKYENGTYHEVISIDNENILINLTQNNLNEPLIIDYVCEDYVDEDKLLDKIYYIFDLDYDLNELYNYLDVNSELNNIYKFNKGLRLFKAQFPYECIMSSICSANNSIKRWTNSIQSIKESMGVKVSIDDESGFTFPKEETFLKIPEETLKKFGVGYRSSYMLNSTKKILSEKNFHNMINNMDYNSAFNKIIELEGVGPKVADCILLYGYNKPEAYPVDVWINRITTYLYFKNQKPSNKKIMNFAQDKFGCYAGYVQLYLFNYARSSGLMDKLKNI; via the coding sequence ATGGTTAAAAATCAACTTATTATTAGTAATAATGATTATTATGGAGATTTTGACTTAAATTTAACAATTAATTCTGGTCAAACAAGTCAACCTCCATTTAAATATGAAAATGGTACTTATCATGAGGTAATATCTATTGATAATGAAAATATTTTAATTAATTTAACTCAAAATAATCTTAATGAACCCTTAATTATTGACTATGTATGTGAAGACTATGTTGATGAAGATAAACTTCTAGATAAAATTTACTACATCTTTGATTTGGATTATGATTTGAATGAATTATATAATTATTTAGATGTAAATAGTGAATTAAATAATATTTATAAGTTTAATAAAGGTTTACGGTTATTTAAAGCACAATTTCCATATGAATGTATAATGTCATCTATATGTTCTGCTAATAATTCTATAAAAAGGTGGACTAATTCAATACAATCTATAAAAGAAAGTATGGGTGTTAAAGTAAGTATTGATGATGAATCCGGTTTTACTTTTCCAAAAGAAGAAACTTTTTTGAAAATACCTGAAGAAACTTTGAAAAAATTTGGAGTAGGCTATAGAAGTTCATACATGTTAAATTCAACAAAGAAAATATTGTCAGAAAAAAATTTTCATAACATGATTAATAATATGGATTATAATAGTGCATTTAATAAAATTATAGAATTAGAGGGTGTTGGACCAAAGGTAGCTGATTGTATATTATTATACGGATATAATAAACCTGAGGCATATCCAGTTGATGTGTGGATTAATAGAATAACAACATATCTTTATTTCAAGAATCAAAAACCGTCAAATAAAAAAATAATGAATTTTGCACAAGATAAATTTGGGTGCTATGCAGGTTATGTACAATTATATTTATTTAATTATGCACGTTCATCTGGCTTAATGGATAAATTAAAAAATATCTAA
- the hisF gene encoding imidazole glycerol phosphate synthase subunit HisF has protein sequence MLSKRIIPCLDCDLQVPEGRVVKGVEFKQIRYAGNPVELATKYYEQGADEIVFLDITASHERRSTMADVIKKTVENVFTPICVGGGIREVKDYVNMLKAGADKCSTNTAAIKDPSLINRASEHVGSQACVIGIDAKRRYVENPSESDEHYIVETDDGYCWFDCSIYGGREFTGIDAVKWAIECEERGAGEILLTSMDRDGTKVGYDLDLTKTISKNVTIPVIASGGVGNPQHIYDAFNKGEADAALAASIFHFNEYPIPEVKEYLKKKNIPMRI, from the coding sequence ATGTTATCAAAAAGAATAATACCTTGTTTAGATTGTGATTTACAAGTACCAGAAGGACGAGTAGTAAAAGGTGTAGAATTTAAACAAATAAGATATGCTGGAAATCCTGTGGAATTAGCAACAAAATACTATGAACAAGGGGCTGATGAAATAGTATTTTTAGATATAACTGCATCTCATGAAAGAAGATCAACAATGGCTGATGTAATTAAAAAAACAGTTGAAAATGTATTTACTCCAATATGTGTTGGTGGGGGAATACGTGAAGTAAAAGACTATGTAAACATGTTAAAAGCAGGAGCAGATAAATGTTCAACAAATACTGCTGCAATTAAAGATCCTTCTCTAATAAACCGGGCATCAGAACACGTTGGAAGTCAAGCATGTGTAATAGGAATAGATGCAAAAAGAAGATATGTTGAAAATCCATCAGAATCCGATGAACATTATATTGTTGAAACAGATGATGGTTATTGTTGGTTTGATTGCAGTATTTATGGTGGACGTGAATTCACAGGAATAGATGCTGTTAAATGGGCTATTGAATGTGAAGAAAGAGGTGCTGGTGAGATATTATTAACTAGTATGGATAGGGATGGTACAAAAGTAGGTTATGATTTAGATTTAACTAAAACAATAAGTAAAAATGTAACAATACCTGTTATTGCTTCAGGAGGAGTAGGAAATCCTCAACACATCTATGATGCATTTAATAAAGGGGAAGCAGATGCAGCATTAGCAGCAAGTATATTCCATTTTAATGAATACCCCATACCTGAAGTAAAAGAATATCTTAAAAAGAAAAATATACCTATGAGGATATGA
- the argF gene encoding ornithine carbamoyltransferase, whose protein sequence is MDRLLSMTDAKDQIKTILDIASDLKSGKITEKPLKDKYLGMIFEKSSTRTRVSFEVGMHQLGGTPLYLSSKDLQLNRGEPIPDTARVLSRFLDCIMIRAKKHENVEELADYASIPIISGLTDKEHPCQAFADLLTIKEYKGDYNRKLVFIGDGNNVCNSLLLASAYVGMDMVVACPEGYEPDKEIYELAKEEAKKTNANISIEHNIHEAVKDADVLYTDVWVSMGDEEEQEERERIFKPYQINKQLLSEAKEDAIVMHCLPAIRDQEITDDVMTSSQSAIWDQAENRLHAQKAILYTILKE, encoded by the coding sequence ATGGATAGATTATTATCAATGACTGATGCAAAAGATCAAATTAAAACAATATTAGATATAGCATCAGATTTAAAATCAGGTAAAATAACAGAAAAACCACTCAAAGATAAATATTTAGGAATGATTTTTGAAAAATCATCAACAAGAACAAGAGTATCTTTTGAAGTTGGAATGCATCAATTAGGTGGAACTCCATTATATTTATCAAGTAAAGATTTACAGTTAAACAGAGGAGAACCAATACCTGACACTGCAAGAGTATTATCTCGTTTTTTAGATTGTATAATGATAAGGGCTAAAAAACATGAAAATGTTGAAGAATTAGCAGATTATGCATCTATTCCAATCATAAGTGGATTAACTGATAAAGAACATCCTTGTCAAGCATTTGCTGATTTATTAACTATAAAAGAATATAAGGGTGATTACAATAGAAAATTAGTTTTCATAGGGGATGGAAACAATGTATGTAATTCTCTATTATTAGCTTCAGCATATGTTGGAATGGATATGGTTGTTGCATGTCCTGAAGGGTATGAACCAGATAAAGAAATATATGAATTAGCAAAAGAAGAAGCTAAAAAAACTAATGCTAATATAAGCATAGAACACAACATACATGAAGCTGTAAAAGATGCAGATGTACTATACACTGATGTATGGGTAAGTATGGGTGATGAAGAAGAACAAGAAGAAAGGGAAAGAATATTTAAACCATACCAAATTAACAAACAATTATTATCTGAAGCAAAAGAAGATGCAATAGTAATGCACTGTTTACCAGCAATACGTGATCAAGAAATAACAGATGATGTTATGACTTCATCTCAATCAGCAATATGGGATCAAGCAGAAAATAGATTACATGCACAAAAAGCAATATTATATACAATTTTAAAAGAATAA